In one window of Pseudobythopirellula maris DNA:
- a CDS encoding RNA polymerase sigma factor — protein sequence MEDDSDPSDALIERVRQRDPAALADYLDAVRRRMIGFIKSLCSDRLLSVVELDDLYQEVSATALTGLATAPLDEYAPIDWLQQIARRRVIDAHRFHFEAQRRDAGRQQSMHAQADSSVGGMEALLVASITSPSAAFSRDVRMDRMQQAMGELTEEQQTAIRLRYAEGLPTKEIAERLGKTDVAVRVLLSRSMRQLEKQLEDVRPSER from the coding sequence GTGGAAGACGACAGCGATCCGAGCGACGCGCTCATCGAGCGGGTCCGCCAACGCGACCCGGCCGCCCTGGCCGACTACCTCGACGCGGTCCGCCGGCGGATGATCGGCTTTATCAAGTCGCTCTGCAGCGACCGGCTGCTCTCGGTCGTCGAGCTCGACGACCTCTACCAGGAGGTGTCGGCCACGGCGCTCACCGGCCTGGCGACGGCGCCGCTCGACGAGTACGCGCCGATCGACTGGCTGCAGCAGATTGCCCGCCGGCGGGTGATCGACGCCCACCGGTTCCACTTCGAGGCCCAGCGCCGCGACGCCGGCCGGCAGCAGTCGATGCACGCCCAGGCCGACTCGTCGGTGGGCGGCATGGAGGCGTTGCTCGTGGCGAGCATCACCTCGCCCAGCGCCGCGTTCAGCCGCGACGTCCGCATGGACCGCATGCAGCAGGCGATGGGCGAGCTGACCGAGGAGCAGCAGACCGCCATCCGGCTGCGCTACGCCGAGGGCCTGCCGACCAAAGAGATCGCCGAGAGGCTCGGCAAGACCGACGTGGCGGTGCGAGTGCTGCTGTCGCGCAGCATGCGGCAGCTGGAGAAGCAGCTTGAGGACGTGCGGCCGAGCGAGCGATGA
- a CDS encoding DUF2293 domain-containing protein, translating into MSDKTYRPGPRDRTVRAANGDVLDVPKGWQLLPPGDGALTRRVKAAGEHWLVQEKRGRRTFSQGVWAPAETIERLRAQREAECSTEAYAKKQEASANRRAKAQSEYVGEFTTAVRDYLAFHPSHAALADRLAGAIADHATPVGSGTVARTKRIPVEQRAEAAVIAWMRHQTTAYDSMTIPRVKGKRREVRRMLARRSKELLARYRKGAADEGSCVLREALARRSD; encoded by the coding sequence GTGAGCGACAAGACCTACCGACCAGGACCCCGCGACCGCACGGTCCGCGCCGCAAACGGCGATGTGCTCGACGTCCCCAAGGGCTGGCAGCTGCTGCCGCCGGGCGACGGGGCGCTCACGCGCCGTGTGAAGGCCGCCGGCGAGCATTGGCTCGTGCAGGAGAAACGCGGCAGGCGGACGTTCTCGCAGGGCGTGTGGGCGCCGGCCGAGACGATCGAGCGTCTCCGTGCGCAGCGCGAAGCCGAGTGCTCAACCGAGGCCTACGCCAAGAAGCAAGAGGCGAGCGCCAACCGCCGCGCGAAGGCGCAATCGGAGTACGTCGGCGAGTTCACCACCGCCGTGCGCGACTACCTCGCCTTTCATCCAAGCCACGCGGCGTTGGCGGACCGGCTCGCCGGAGCCATCGCCGACCACGCCACGCCGGTCGGCAGCGGCACGGTGGCGCGGACCAAACGGATCCCGGTCGAGCAGCGCGCCGAGGCGGCGGTGATCGCCTGGATGCGTCACCAGACGACCGCCTACGATTCGATGACGATCCCACGCGTCAAAGGCAAACGCCGCGAGGTCCGCCGCATGCTCGCCCGCCGATCGAAAGAGCTGCTCGCCCGCTACCGAAAGGGCGCCGCCGACGAGGGCTCCTGCGTCTTACGCGAGGCGCTCGCACGCCGAAGCGACTAG
- a CDS encoding S1 family peptidase, protein MSTLTQSDCRRVAIALGAFSLLAAVAPAALADAANYRQTLDSTTWVLAKNSEGTSSGTGVLVDAERKLVLTNAHVVGDSRNAVLFFRDLKEDRPVVEKSHYLKNVRKLGVRGRIVAVDRKRDLALLQLDRLPEGAKAIELAEKSTSPGTGVDSIGNPGTSDALWVYTSGTVRAVYKKQFRTGVGEHEFTVVETQSPINTGDSGGPVVDATGKLIGVSQAIAKRGNLVSYCVDVTEIRDFLESPWKPAPLPVADLLTSTGLKYEKHTSGNFKIDVELKDSLEQGVFITSETEYYERADVRKIWSLAATLDAAPTAETTLRLLEQNARTKLGAWSVEQNPSGGYLVIYLVKMDATATSEALRSTIEYAAKITSEMAKELKPKETAQTASETLDSWLAE, encoded by the coding sequence ATGTCCACGCTCACTCAATCCGACTGCCGCCGCGTCGCGATCGCCCTAGGGGCCTTCTCCCTGCTGGCCGCTGTCGCCCCGGCTGCCCTGGCCGACGCGGCCAACTACCGCCAGACGCTCGACTCCACCACCTGGGTGCTGGCGAAGAACTCCGAAGGCACCTCGAGCGGCACGGGCGTGCTGGTCGACGCCGAACGGAAGCTCGTGCTCACCAACGCCCACGTGGTGGGCGACAGCCGCAACGCCGTGCTGTTTTTTCGCGATCTGAAGGAAGACCGCCCGGTGGTCGAAAAGTCGCATTACCTAAAAAACGTGCGGAAATTGGGCGTCCGAGGCCGCATCGTCGCCGTCGACCGCAAACGCGACCTGGCTCTGCTGCAACTCGACCGCCTGCCCGAGGGCGCCAAGGCGATCGAGCTGGCCGAGAAGAGCACCAGCCCCGGCACGGGCGTCGACTCGATCGGCAACCCCGGCACGAGCGACGCCCTGTGGGTCTACACTTCCGGCACCGTGCGAGCGGTCTACAAGAAGCAGTTCCGCACCGGCGTTGGTGAGCACGAGTTCACCGTCGTCGAGACACAGTCGCCGATCAACACCGGCGACAGCGGCGGCCCGGTGGTCGACGCCACGGGCAAGCTGATCGGCGTGTCGCAGGCGATCGCCAAGCGAGGCAACCTGGTGAGCTACTGCGTCGACGTGACCGAGATCCGCGATTTTCTCGAAAGCCCCTGGAAACCGGCCCCTCTGCCGGTGGCCGATCTGCTTACGAGCACAGGACTTAAGTACGAGAAGCACACCAGCGGCAACTTCAAGATCGACGTCGAGTTGAAGGACAGCCTTGAGCAGGGCGTCTTCATCACGAGCGAGACCGAGTACTACGAGCGGGCCGATGTGCGGAAGATCTGGTCGCTGGCAGCCACACTCGACGCGGCGCCCACGGCCGAGACCACCCTGCGACTGCTGGAACAAAACGCCCGCACAAAGCTGGGGGCCTGGTCCGTGGAGCAGAATCCCAGCGGCGGCTACTTGGTGATCTACCTGGTCAAAATGGACGCCACCGCCACATCCGAAGCCCTGCGGAGCACGATCGAGTACGCCGCTAAGATCACCAGCGAGATGGCCAAGGAGCTCAAGCCGAAGGAGACCGCCCAGACCGCCTCGGAGACGCTCGACAGCTGGCTGGCGGAGTGA
- a CDS encoding AAA domain-containing protein produces the protein MAWATPEGYFDQLDRWLDMEGVAERQRITLRMQQGRSGSPERSGETLINLRVADHRSGLGGRHLIDFTKPAGERLPMNRLKVGSPVLLSNEDRLDEGGMPGVVSRRTTTAIQVALDAWPDGKHFRIDLSPDERTRLRQHAAMGRARMLSGSQARLRDRLIGLDEPRFDEAPELRFATGLNPPQQEAVRFALSARDFAILHGPPGTGKTTTLAEVIHQAVLAGQKVLACAPSNTAVDNLLERLVPLVPSVLRVGHPARVFEALRGHTLDELVERDDSTKIVQEMYREAEGLMRGASKSYRSRDAHRRKGELYAEAKTLRQHARQLERHIVQQVLGTADVICTTMTIDEELLGDRRFDLVVIDEACQSTEPALWQAMLRADRLVIAGDHCQLPPTVLSKEAAEEGFRVSPMERLVGQLGERVYRRLTVQYRMHESIMRFSSDQFYDGELVADASVKERRLADLPAVGEAGEGLPVLEFWDTAGAEWGEEFEPDGHSKRNPQEAAWVVAQVKELIDAGLEPSQIAVIAPYAAQVRLLRNRLRIEGLEIDTVDGFQGREKEAVVITFVRSNHEGEIGFLADTRRTNVALTRAKRAMRAIGDSATLGGDPFYAELLEYFQQENAYRTVWELDDLLR, from the coding sequence ATGGCCTGGGCGACACCCGAGGGATACTTCGACCAGTTGGATCGTTGGCTTGATATGGAGGGCGTCGCCGAGCGGCAGCGGATCACGCTGCGCATGCAGCAGGGGCGATCCGGCAGCCCCGAACGGTCGGGCGAGACGCTGATCAACCTGCGGGTTGCGGACCACCGCTCGGGGCTGGGCGGCCGCCACCTGATCGATTTCACCAAGCCTGCCGGCGAACGGCTGCCGATGAACCGGCTCAAAGTCGGCTCGCCAGTTCTGCTGTCCAACGAGGACCGCCTCGACGAGGGAGGCATGCCGGGCGTCGTCAGCCGCCGCACCACGACTGCGATCCAGGTCGCCCTAGACGCCTGGCCCGATGGTAAGCACTTCCGCATCGACCTCTCGCCCGACGAGCGGACACGCCTGCGACAGCACGCGGCGATGGGCCGGGCTCGGATGCTGAGCGGCTCGCAGGCGCGGCTGCGCGACCGCCTGATCGGCCTCGACGAGCCCCGTTTTGACGAGGCCCCCGAGCTGCGGTTCGCGACCGGCCTGAACCCGCCGCAGCAAGAGGCCGTGCGGTTCGCCCTCTCGGCCAGGGACTTCGCCATCCTCCACGGCCCGCCGGGCACCGGCAAGACGACCACGCTGGCCGAGGTGATCCATCAGGCGGTGCTGGCCGGCCAAAAAGTGCTCGCCTGCGCGCCGAGCAACACGGCGGTCGACAACCTGCTCGAGCGGCTCGTGCCGCTGGTCCCCTCGGTGCTGCGCGTGGGGCACCCGGCGCGGGTGTTCGAGGCGCTGCGGGGGCACACGCTCGACGAGCTCGTCGAGCGCGACGATTCGACCAAGATCGTTCAAGAGATGTACCGCGAGGCGGAGGGGCTCATGCGCGGCGCCTCGAAGTCGTACCGCTCGCGCGACGCCCACCGCCGCAAGGGCGAGCTCTACGCCGAGGCCAAGACGCTCCGCCAGCACGCCCGCCAGCTCGAGCGGCACATCGTCCAGCAGGTGCTCGGCACGGCCGACGTGATCTGCACCACGATGACGATCGACGAGGAGTTGCTCGGCGACCGGCGGTTCGACCTGGTTGTGATCGACGAGGCGTGCCAATCGACCGAGCCGGCTTTGTGGCAGGCGATGCTCCGCGCCGACCGGCTGGTGATCGCCGGCGACCACTGCCAGCTGCCCCCCACGGTGCTCTCCAAGGAGGCCGCCGAGGAGGGGTTCCGCGTCAGCCCGATGGAGCGGCTGGTCGGCCAACTCGGTGAGCGGGTCTACCGCCGGCTCACCGTGCAGTACCGCATGCACGAGTCGATCATGCGGTTCTCCAGCGACCAATTCTACGACGGCGAGCTGGTGGCCGACGCCTCGGTGAAAGAGCGCCGCCTGGCCGACCTGCCCGCCGTCGGTGAGGCGGGCGAGGGGCTGCCGGTGCTCGAGTTTTGGGACACGGCCGGCGCCGAGTGGGGCGAGGAGTTCGAGCCCGACGGCCACAGCAAGCGCAACCCCCAGGAGGCCGCTTGGGTTGTCGCCCAGGTCAAAGAGCTGATCGACGCCGGACTAGAGCCGAGCCAGATCGCGGTGATCGCGCCGTACGCGGCCCAGGTCCGGCTGCTCAGGAACCGGCTGCGGATCGAGGGGCTCGAGATCGACACGGTCGACGGCTTCCAGGGGCGCGAGAAGGAGGCCGTCGTCATCACCTTCGTGCGGAGCAACCACGAGGGCGAGATCGGCTTCCTCGCCGACACCCGGCGGACCAATGTCGCCCTGACCCGCGCGAAACGCGCCATGCGGGCGATCGGCGACAGCGCGACGCTCGGGGGCGACCCGTTTTACGCCGAGCTGTTGGAGTACTTCCAGCAAGAGAACGCTTACCGCACGGTGTGGGAGCTCGACGATCTGTTGCGCTGA
- a CDS encoding serine/threonine-protein kinase, producing the protein MTPDADPADSDNKLTDGATERPFDDLLEECLERLAEAAPVADPAELAGMLPTGGTVHAEGLLVEMIKLDMAAAAESDVAPTLDRYFNALSPSISAERAPFDLVLEELQLRKECGVEPERNEYAARFPQHHATLDRFLGVATATGGAGRQAPPEEIAAGERVDEFLVVQTLGRGAFAQVYLARQESMQRLVALKVSRAAAGEPQAMARLDHPSIVRVYDQRQLDDDGVHLLYMQYLPGGTLSPVVRRAAQTTPADRSGAMILEEVDERMLAAAQLAPEHSAARAWLAAASWPMAVAWLGAQLAHALDAAHAQGVLHRDVKPANVLLSAEGVPKLADFNVSAEADDAESAMGGSIGYMAPEHLRALTASRFDAPTEVRESADLYSLGVLLWELWQGRRPFEASGAAGDLNAAALAQLESRKVPPLTPESNGSGSDRALEETLRRAISYDTEQRPRSGAELAGGLRLAMHPAAADLFDPKPRSLRRAALWPSPWLVAALAVLLPNILAGVFNYFYNERVIIRRHPEMQANFQLLATWVNSIAFPLGGVLTLWFTRPLAQAMADVRAGRRVDAPALDAIVALCGRGAAIGGALWGFAGVIYPVVLRLWHPGFPPDEAFHFFLSLLVDGGIACVYPYFVLLLAVSLVYYPRMLRRSLHDPGFDRRFANVRREAAGFLLAAAVIPLLAVAMLASRDVLARDILQTAVAATAVGLLASFTAYQAVLSAWERMGEVLSTRRAAAPGLIDSGATR; encoded by the coding sequence ATGACGCCAGACGCGGACCCCGCCGACTCGGACAACAAGCTAACCGATGGCGCCACCGAGCGGCCGTTCGATGATCTGCTGGAAGAATGCCTTGAGCGGCTCGCCGAGGCGGCGCCCGTGGCGGACCCGGCTGAGCTGGCCGGCATGCTCCCCACGGGAGGCACGGTCCACGCCGAGGGCCTGCTCGTCGAGATGATCAAGCTCGACATGGCCGCGGCGGCGGAATCGGACGTCGCGCCGACGCTCGACCGCTACTTCAACGCCTTGTCTCCCTCAATCAGCGCCGAGCGGGCGCCGTTCGACTTGGTACTCGAAGAGCTGCAGCTGCGCAAGGAGTGCGGCGTCGAGCCCGAGCGCAACGAGTACGCGGCGCGGTTCCCGCAGCATCACGCAACGCTCGACCGATTCCTTGGGGTCGCGACCGCGACCGGCGGCGCCGGGCGCCAGGCGCCGCCCGAAGAGATCGCCGCGGGCGAGCGCGTCGACGAGTTCCTGGTGGTGCAAACCTTGGGGCGGGGGGCGTTCGCGCAAGTCTACCTGGCTCGTCAGGAGTCGATGCAGCGGCTCGTGGCGCTCAAGGTGTCGCGGGCGGCGGCGGGCGAGCCGCAGGCAATGGCCCGCCTCGATCACCCGAGCATCGTCCGCGTGTACGATCAACGCCAATTGGACGACGACGGCGTTCACCTGCTCTACATGCAGTACCTGCCCGGCGGCACGCTGTCGCCGGTGGTCCGTCGGGCGGCGCAGACCACCCCCGCCGACCGCAGCGGCGCGATGATCTTGGAAGAGGTCGACGAGCGGATGCTCGCCGCCGCGCAGCTGGCGCCCGAGCACTCGGCAGCGCGGGCGTGGCTCGCCGCCGCTTCGTGGCCGATGGCGGTCGCTTGGCTCGGCGCCCAGTTGGCCCACGCCCTCGACGCGGCCCACGCCCAAGGCGTGCTGCACCGCGACGTGAAGCCCGCCAACGTGCTGCTCTCGGCCGAGGGCGTGCCGAAGCTCGCCGACTTCAACGTCAGCGCCGAGGCGGACGACGCCGAGTCGGCCATGGGGGGCTCGATCGGCTACATGGCGCCCGAGCACCTGCGGGCGCTGACGGCCAGCCGGTTCGACGCGCCGACGGAGGTGCGCGAGTCGGCCGACCTGTACTCGCTCGGCGTGCTGCTGTGGGAGCTGTGGCAAGGCCGCCGGCCGTTCGAGGCGAGCGGCGCCGCGGGAGACTTAAACGCCGCCGCCCTTGCACAGCTCGAATCGAGGAAGGTGCCGCCCCTCACGCCTGAGTCGAACGGCAGCGGCAGCGATCGGGCGTTGGAGGAGACCCTCCGCCGCGCCATTAGCTACGACACCGAGCAGCGTCCGCGTTCGGGCGCCGAGCTGGCGGGCGGTTTGCGGCTGGCGATGCACCCGGCGGCGGCCGACCTGTTCGACCCCAAGCCACGGAGCCTACGCCGCGCGGCGCTTTGGCCCTCGCCCTGGCTGGTGGCGGCGTTGGCCGTGCTGCTGCCGAACATCTTGGCGGGGGTCTTCAATTACTTCTACAACGAGCGGGTGATCATCCGTCGCCACCCGGAGATGCAGGCCAATTTCCAGCTGCTCGCCACGTGGGTCAACTCGATCGCCTTCCCGCTGGGGGGCGTTCTCACCCTGTGGTTCACAAGGCCGTTGGCTCAAGCGATGGCCGATGTCAGAGCGGGCCGCCGTGTGGACGCCCCAGCGCTCGACGCGATCGTGGCGCTCTGCGGCCGTGGCGCGGCGATCGGCGGCGCCTTGTGGGGATTCGCCGGAGTCATCTACCCCGTGGTTCTGCGGCTGTGGCACCCCGGTTTCCCGCCTGACGAGGCGTTCCACTTCTTCCTCTCGCTGCTGGTCGACGGCGGCATCGCCTGCGTTTACCCCTACTTCGTGCTGCTGCTCGCCGTGTCGCTCGTCTATTACCCGAGGATGCTCCGCCGGTCGCTGCACGACCCAGGGTTTGACCGCCGATTCGCCAATGTCCGCCGCGAGGCGGCCGGCTTCCTGCTGGCGGCGGCTGTCATACCGCTGCTCGCGGTGGCGATGCTCGCCTCACGCGACGTGCTGGCGCGCGACATTCTGCAAACGGCTGTCGCCGCGACGGCCGTCGGCCTGCTGGCCTCGTTCACCGCCTACCAAGCGGTGCTCTCGGCGTGGGAACGGATGGGCGAGGTGCTCTCGACCCGCCGCGCAGCGGCGCCGGGGTTGATCGATTCGGGCGCGACACGTTAG
- a CDS encoding alkaline phosphatase: protein MKMLSRSLLVCTCLLISPACLAGGLRDMQSEAVASKHSEAAHWGPDPDLYSSWTSHSNRLIPVYTYGTKGAGDGIDLASYTGEHSPYRDRSQIQRLYRSDSADSVDPSASYMDQTNIFDLQLAALEAGRKHIFVVVFDGMDWQTTRAASTWNLRKVAYNEGRGVGAHFQDYQADGSTQFGWMVTSPFRDGAQVDPSSQTVKNPGSGLPGGYSASIAGLYPWSTPATPEYLVAGPKDAAVRHAYTDSAASATSMFCGVKSYNGAIGVDGDGRLTPSIAHLAQARGYMVGAVTSVPISHATPACAYGHNVSRGDYQDITRDLLGLPSVSHPDEPLSGLDVLIGCGHGVEKLKDNGQGDNFTPGNRYLTQQDLRKCDVAEGGRYVVAQRTAEVAGGESLLDAAQRAVATNTRLFGFYGVSGPPSSIAGNLPYASADGNYDPAPGVDDEPIEYSEADIEENPTLAEMTSAALTVLEANGSPFWLMTEAGDVDWANHDNNLDASIGAVNSGDAAVRVITDWVERNSNWDESLLIVTADHGHYLVLDAPELLIQSKK, encoded by the coding sequence ATGAAGATGCTAAGCCGCTCGCTTCTCGTCTGCACTTGCCTGCTGATCTCTCCGGCCTGCTTGGCGGGGGGGCTGCGCGACATGCAATCGGAAGCCGTCGCCTCGAAACACAGTGAGGCCGCCCACTGGGGTCCCGACCCCGACCTCTACAGCAGTTGGACATCTCATTCCAACCGGCTCATACCGGTCTACACCTACGGCACCAAAGGCGCCGGCGATGGGATCGACCTCGCGTCGTACACCGGCGAGCACAGCCCGTACCGCGACCGCTCGCAGATCCAGCGGCTTTACCGCAGTGACTCCGCTGACTCGGTCGATCCCAGCGCGTCTTACATGGATCAGACGAACATCTTCGACCTGCAGCTCGCCGCTCTCGAAGCCGGCCGGAAGCACATCTTCGTCGTCGTTTTTGATGGGATGGACTGGCAGACCACACGCGCGGCGTCTACGTGGAACCTACGGAAGGTGGCTTACAACGAGGGCCGGGGCGTTGGGGCCCACTTCCAAGATTACCAAGCCGACGGGTCGACCCAGTTCGGCTGGATGGTGACGAGCCCTTTCCGCGACGGCGCCCAGGTCGACCCCAGCAGCCAAACCGTCAAGAACCCCGGCAGCGGCCTGCCCGGCGGCTACAGCGCGTCGATCGCTGGGCTGTATCCTTGGAGCACGCCGGCCACGCCCGAGTACCTGGTGGCGGGCCCCAAAGACGCCGCCGTGCGCCACGCCTACACCGACTCGGCCGCATCGGCCACCAGCATGTTCTGCGGCGTGAAATCGTACAACGGCGCCATCGGGGTGGACGGCGACGGCCGCCTCACGCCAAGCATCGCCCACCTCGCCCAAGCACGCGGCTACATGGTGGGCGCCGTCACCAGCGTTCCGATCAGCCACGCCACGCCCGCCTGCGCCTACGGGCACAACGTCAGCCGCGGCGACTACCAAGACATCACACGCGACCTGCTGGGGCTGCCCTCGGTCAGCCACCCCGATGAACCACTCAGCGGCCTCGACGTGCTGATCGGCTGTGGGCACGGCGTCGAGAAGCTCAAGGACAACGGCCAAGGCGACAATTTCACGCCCGGCAACCGGTACCTCACCCAGCAGGACCTGCGCAAGTGCGATGTCGCCGAGGGGGGCCGCTACGTGGTCGCTCAACGCACCGCCGAGGTCGCGGGGGGCGAGTCGCTGCTCGACGCCGCCCAACGGGCCGTCGCGACCAACACCCGGCTGTTCGGCTTTTACGGCGTGTCTGGCCCGCCGAGCTCGATCGCCGGCAACCTCCCTTACGCGAGCGCCGACGGCAACTACGACCCTGCGCCGGGCGTCGACGACGAGCCAATCGAATACAGCGAGGCGGACATCGAGGAGAACCCGACACTCGCGGAGATGACCTCCGCGGCGCTCACGGTCCTCGAGGCCAACGGGTCCCCCTTCTGGCTGATGACCGAAGCGGGCGACGTCGACTGGGCCAACCACGACAACAACCTCGACGCCTCGATCGGCGCGGTCAACAGCGGCGACGCCGCCGTTCGCGTCATCACCGACTGGGTCGAGCGGAACAGCAATTGGGACGAATCGCTGCTGATCGTCACGGCCGACCACGGCCACTACCTGGTGCTCGATGCCCCCGAGCTTCTTATCCAAAGTAAGAAGTGA